The nucleotide sequence CACACATGACGGGCAGGAATCGATCACCACTCTGAGGTGCTCCAGCACTTCGATGAAACTCAATCTCTCTCGTGACCTCAGCCAGGCCACTCCTCAGCATCGATATGTCCTTGTCCATTTCACCCAAAGATACTTTGCTTGCCTCACGGATATGTGGTAGATCCTCATCTAGCTTCAGGAGATCCTTGAATTTTGTCTCCACGATCTGCACGAGGTAGTGCAGGAGCGTGGTACCCTTGGCTGAGCTTGATTTTGTGTCAGCCAAACGATTCAAAGAAGCAAGACGGAAACCAGAAGCATTACCTCGTGCTCCTCGATTCATGTAATTACCCAATGCCAGGACAATTTCCAGTAGCTTCCGTAAACGGCGTGATCGAGCAACTTCACGGGATGCCTCCATGACGCTGGTGAGACGCGGAGAAACCTCACTTACGGTCACGTGGAAGCGCTTCTTATAGTGTAGACTCCTCAGACGTTGTTCATAGTGAGGAATTCTGATAGAAGAGAAGAAAATACTTGAAAAACTTTCAGAGGAATCTCTCTTGATTCCCATCTTACTTTGAGATCTCAAAGAGAAACCGATCAGCTCTGGCCAGAGATTCAATGTCCTCAGTATGTTCATCCAGGAGTGCTCTCTCCTCAGCCGACGGAGTGAATTTCAGGAGTTGTTCCACCATATCAATTGGTAGTTGCTCACTGGAATCCATGGACAGAATTGCTTTGCTGATCTCTTCATCGGTCATTTTGAGTTTACTGAGGAGAATTGTGCAGTTCTGAGCACGTCGTCCATCAATTACTGAAAGTATCTTTGTTCTGTTCTTGCCAATCATCCGAAGATCCTCTATCGAACCATCATTCTGACGAATGAAAAGAAACATGTTatgtttccttttttttttcaatttacccATATTGACTATGCAAAACCTatgcaaaattataaaatagcaAATTGACTTTTGTGTAAGCTTGAATCACTTTTTAAATcatcgaaaaatcaattaagaTAAATCATTCAGAGATAATCCAACAGTGGTCATGTTTAGTGTTATCTCTGAATAATAATGTGATTTTGCTAATGAAGATGCTCATAATTATTTCAGCATTTTGTGATTTTATATTGAGCCATTTGTATTCATTTGGCTATTCATTGACAAAAATCGTTTGATTTgcaagtttaaaattttattgctcgaattcagaGATAAACATCAGTTTAAAGTTTAAACCGTAGATTTTATGACACGACATAACTGCAGAAaggcttaacttttttttctagattTATAATTTGCAGAGAGGTAAGTATAGGATTTTCTGGGTAATTTTcaactaataaatattttagatcaCACCCTTTTGGATATTAATGATCAATTAAAGTATTTCATTAAAGAAATGTTTGGATATACAACCTATGAATATTATGATTTAACTCAAGTGATCTAAAGAAAAAAACCAAATggtttttttcagttttacCCACCCCCTAAACGTCCATCGCCATCTTAATACTGGCTTCAGTCAGACTGGATGGTTAGTCCAGTtctcgaaagtctcaaaaatataaataacaaacaatttagTTGATTTTTAAAAGCTAATGGATTAATTGTCCTTAATATGCAATCCTAAGCAACAATTTCCTCATATATCTTATcggataaggaattagaggtattatgccatatggctaagccccAGGTCTGAAGCCCGCGTAATCTAGAGACCAACCTCTAAAATAGAACAATGGAAAATccctttgaattaaatttttaaattttaattaaatttaaaactccagtaaggtaagatggggtaatttggaacatcgaaattttctaacagttttaaATGGCAAAAGGAAGAAATACCGAAGAAATACTCTCGAATATAAAGTcctgtacttcttcgtggttttctttactctttgtccatctgaaacaatgagaaaatttcaaaattccaaaatagatatgatttcaaattatcccatcttaccctagcACTGAAGGAGCATTCACAAGGAGGGAAAAACGATCCTGGCTGGTCTACAAGGGGCTTATCAGATTTTTCCAGTAAATAGGTAAAGGAAATGCATGCAAATGACTTCTTATCTATTCTCAGTTCGATTCTTATTGAGATTCTTATTGAagttctcagtgtatgatagtttaggATAAATCTGTAATGTCAAATCTTAACGccaaaatattctcgaggatgtgcctgagtctatttggggccTTAGGCATCAATACGCGGTGTAGAGactaaaggacaatgggcaaaagtggtctatggtgCGACCACGAATGAGACCTACATCATTGAATAGGCcatggtataggtaacaacttttgttctgggaccagAGTTCTAAACAATGAgggaaaagttctagagcaaaaaaactattttcgtaaaagaaaaataatctcttatgAAATGTGCGCATTTATAACTCTCTTTTCTAatgaaaagaataaattgtaataaaatatattaaatgactGCATATTATTGAAATGGACATAAAAGCGTCTTTACAATGCATAACATGCGCATAAGGACAATTAAACATAAGGgctcaaagtcaaaatttgaaaccttatatctcagatatttataaaaaaaatttaatcaatgaatactcAATCAAAAGTTctcgaaaaatcctacaaaatgaTGGTATAGATAAGTGCACAAGTCGACCGCAAGGAGCGCTCCAAATTATaaaagtacagtgcccgctttctaatccggatcgccgtaatccggacaagttctcgacggttacatttaaaataccttTGAGGTTATTTATGCAtgcgtgttcagcaatgaaaatgaactatcctgtaatgtttttgtttaataaatgaagtataatagcttAGAATtcactaattatgtctttttaatcttctttaaaacttttattactaattctacaaaaaatcttgtattatattttggagacgttgaacaaattcaaaaaatccatccggattacgaagcggacatctgtcattttgtctcccaattatccggattacaaagcgggcactgtattcaATTAACAATAAATGTGTTAAGTTTCGAAACTATTCAACCAATTTTAATGATCTTATAATATATACGTCTGATACTTTTAATGTGTTATAGAAAGAGATATGACCTCATTGTATTCATTGATTTCAGTAGAATCATTacatattttgacttatttttctaactgtgatttacttatttatttattttctttcttttgaaatCGTAATCAGACTTTATATGACTGAATAGCCTTCTATAAACCTTGTTCCCATGCCGAGTTTgagctttctaccttttctcagAGAGTAGTTATAGcggaaaaagtcctcattttgtattGGAACTGCTGAAAGGAGTGGCAGAGGGAAACGTATATATACACGGTTAAAGAGCCTTCCAGTACCTTTGATCCTATGCCCAGTTActgatttctacttcttttcacagaggagttatagtggaaaaaatcattattttgtatgggggctaaaAGAAGGAGTGGAGGGGGGAGGAACCTATATACATGGTTAAGGAACCTTTCATAACCCTTTATCTCATACCAAGTTTCAGTTtgctacttcttctcagaggaaagttaaaatgaaaaagtccacattttgtatgggggctactccatggataaatagcttaagtcatacagtgcccgctctctaatccggatcgccgtaatccggacgagttatcgacggttacctttaaaatcattttgaggttatgtatgcatgtgtgttcagcaatgagaatgaattatcctgtgaagtttttgttcaataaatgaagtataatagcatagaattctctaattttgtccttttaaacttctttaaaacttttattctaattctcggaaaaaaaccttgtattatattttcaagacgttgaacaaattcaaaaaatccatccggattacgaagcggacatctgtcaaattgtctcccaatcatccggattacaaagcggccACTGTACATTGACTCCATACCCTgcataccgaatttcatgaagatcccGTTAGCTGATATTGAGTAATTCGATgtccaaatagtattttttttcgaaaggataaaggcgtttTGGCTAGGACTCCCGGcgaatatcgtcctgggtcACGGTAGTTCTTCATCTTAAaccattacctataaaatgcgcctCGTACCATCAGTGGTCGCCACATagaccagctcccatacatttttgcccaatgtcctttctAGAACTCTCTAAGTAAGAGATATTTCGAGTAGTGATTACATAGGCATAGGGGACATAGAACTATTTCTGCCTTATCACAGTGGCTTGCCGTTACCAAAAATTCTGAGAGACGCCGAATGAACTGAAACCTCGTAAGAACTTTCAGATTTTCTATTTCCTATGAAGATGGAAGATAAAGAAAGTTCTTGACTGTTCCCAGAACATTCCATCCTCTTATTTGGTTCCTTTAGTCAGGTTAGTGCCATTTACTGTCCGTAACAAAAACTATCCATACAGAAACCATTAATTTAATCTTGGGCTAGGCTGGAAAGCATCTCTCCGCTCTTTGTTCTTTTCGACACTTAGTTTTAGTCTTATAGGGGAAAGATCAGTCAATCTCAAGCAATGACCCAGGAACATCGATTTAGTTCCAAAAAGCCCTAAATATAGAGATCGAGATTCCTTTCTTACTCACTATTCCTCTGCTAAAAAGGACTAGATTTATAGGATGTAGCTTGTTTATCAAAGAACAAGAATATTTCTGGTACCCAGAAAAGCCAAAGTAACCCTCGTATTAAACACATTGAAACTTCTAAAATTCCGTACGTTCTGTAAAGATCTAAACTAGACATGTTTTGTAAAGCCTAATAGGAAAGATTAATACAGTCTTCCTAAAATGGGATTTATCAAAAGTACGGCATTGATAGAAATCTTCATACTTACATTGACGCCATTCTTTTGGTATGCCGAGAAGAGTTTGTCAATTTCCTCCAGTCCCATGGTACTGTACCACTTGGACTCATCCAGCTCATTCCAGATGGTACTGTTGACTTTGGCATCTGGAAGTTTTGACCAGTTGAAACTCTTAAGTGGATTTGAGGGCTGTGGCACATTCTTCTTGGTCACTTCGAATTTGGCCGTGGTTGGTGCCGGACAAGTAGACATTGGCATTGGTGGTGGAGGTGCTCCGGGCGGGGGTGGTGGTGCCATGGGCAACAGAGGTGGGGGAGGTGGAGGTGCTGCAGTGGCTTTGGGACTGGTGGGTGTAGATGTTTGCCCATTGCACCCATGCAAACCGGCCACTTTCTGATCATCAGGGATGCTACCCTCCGTGACTAGACGCTCAAGACGTACACGTTCCTGCTGCTCCTGCATGTACCGATGCTGCAGATCTTCCACACGCATCTCAGCATTTAGGGCTCTCTGAACAGCCTGTGAGTGATTGGCACTCTCCTTCTCCAGACGTTCCCTCATTCTGGCGAGACTCGTTTCCAAATCTTCCTTCTCCTGCGTACGCAAATCTAATTCCTGCTCCTTCTTTGCCAACTTTGCCTGAGCATCGAGATTTTCTTTTTCCAACTCATCCGCTCGACTCCTGGCCGCTGTGAGTTCCTCCTCCTTCACCAGCAACTTCACAATCTTCTTCACGTCAATCGCCAAGGGAGCTATATCTGGATCTTGGGGTTTTGGTGTGCTACACTGATCGGGATCAATATCACTGGGTGGTCTGGCGTCTGTCTGGAGAATGATTTGCTGAACCACTCGATCAAACATTAGCCAGTGTTGATTGTTAGCGCTTGtaactaaaaataataataagaatatgATTAAGGGATGCTCtcaataaacagaaaaaaatattttgtaaaaatgttcgtaaatgtttgtgaattcctatgggggagttacgaaatgctcgtgaatcgtataacccacaaacatgttcgtaaaagtttgtacttttttcacaaacattgttcgtaacatgatcatttgccAAActgttttttgtacttttacaaacatttgttcgtaaatgttcgtaaacacacaaaaatgttcgtaaaattttgtcatttgttcgtaaaatgtttgacaggaaaacaaacatttacgaacaaatgacaaaattttacgaactttttttttgtgtttacgaacagtacaaaaaatgctcgtcaagtgatcatgttacgaacaatgtttgtgaaaaagtacaaacttttacgaacatgtttgtgggttatacaattcacgaggattttgtaactcccccataggaattcacaaacatttacgaacatttttacaaaatattttttaaaaatgtaataaaactcACATGGAAGAAGAAGCATGTGCTGAAGGAGCGACATGAGGTGGGGATATGCAGATGAATGGCTGAGTTTTCTGCGGATGGCATCAAACATTGCTGTAGCACTTTTAGTGTCCACATGTTCGTGATTGAATTTTCTCGATAGCTCTTTCTCATCTTCCGTGCGAACCATTTCGAAGAAGTCCAGATGCCGATCGAGGGTTTCATTCTCATGCTTCCGAAGCTTTTCAATCACCGGCTGAATACCCAACATGAGAAATTCATATCGTAGATGAAGACGAAATTCCAGATTTTCCTGTCCAGGTCCATAGTTGAGAACGGCATTGATGAAGGACATAATGGCTGTCTTGAGATTCACATCATCCCTGTAGGCGCCCGTTGAACGATCGAGATCATTGATGATACTCTGGAAGCGTGTGCGTTCGGCTGCAAACTTCTGAAAGTGTTGCATGGCAACGAGAACTTTTTTGTGTCCTCCAGGGACGAGACATACCGCACCGAGGATTTCTAGAGCGGCTACTTTTGTTTTTACATTGTCCGCTGCTAGAGATCTGGCTATGGTATCAATACTCGTGGGATGTGCCATAACATGTGCTCTACCCGTGGTGTTGTTCATCAGGGCTTTGATGCACCCAATGAGACTGGTGTGAAGAGCACTATTGGCCACTCGCCAATCAAGCTTTTGCAGGAGATCCAGCAGCACCACCAGTCCATCGAGCTCCACGAAGCGCAGGACGAAACTATGGGCAGATGTGCGGAGGGCTGTTTTGAGAGCGTCCAGCTGTGCTGTATGCGTCTCAATCTTGAAATTGTACTCATGACATGGGGAATCTTCCGGTTGTGCCATGAGCTGTGTAGACATGTCGCGCAACCGATCGATATAGTGGTCAGGAGTTGGTGGTACAGACGTCACTGTAGCTCCCTCATCCTGATGACTCTTTCGCGAACAGTAAATTTGCCATTTCTTCTGTGCCGGAAGACTCAGCATAGCAGCTTTGTTGGGTGCTGTGAGATCCAGCTCCTCCACTAGTTCTGCAAATTTCGCATCCAACTCATCAATTGCCGGCATTGGTTGTGTCGGTGTGATGGTTTGGAGTGTGAAAGCTCCCTCGACCACACAAATCTCCGGTGGTTCGTCATCCTGACCAAGAAGATGATCATAGAGACAAATTAGTGGAATATCTCACATGTCGCATAGGATAATTAATTAGTGCAAGTATGTGGAATTCAGAAGTCATGATCATGCCAAACCAGACGGCAATACAGCACAAATCATTTGACTCTCTTAACACTTTCTCTGGTCTTTGGACTTTATACACACCATCTGAGAGCCCAAAGACTGATCGAATGATCGAAATTCCAATGTGCCAACAACACAATTGTTGGGCCGACAAAAAAGCCCCAAGTGCCGAATGAGGAATTTCTTTATATGTACAACCTCTCCCCTTCTATCTCCTCCTTGGGGGCCCCTCATATAATGTGAAATCTCGTAAAATGTGTCTATACACGAAATCGATCTTTCGTGATCTCAATGGGATTTATTAGGATCCCGCAAAGAGGCACCTTTTTTTCACCACACTAGGAATGCAAATTAATATTTCGCCCCAGCGACatgaagttctttttttttctggaaatttttcagcagcagcagcaaaaaaataagaatcaacAATCCCAAACATTCATAAAGATCATGCCAAGCAGGAGGTAGAAAACCTTACAAAATCCCcgtcaaaaaaatatatttatccattctgcaataaatattaaaatgctAGAAGGAGCAAGGCAAATTTTGTAAAGtgtgaaaaatgtttctttCGCAATAAATGCGCTAACGAATGTTTTGAGCAACCAACAAGGCACAATTTTGAGATAATACATTTTGGTGGATGTGATCTTCTATCTCTCGAGTGAAAAATGCACCTTTGATTGGTTGACCATTGAAAGAGATCTATGGAGGTGTTGATTAGATCTTCAATATTATATATTGTACACCAACAcgtgaaataatttataatttttaattggacACTCGAAGAATTACATATTCCTAGtggaaaagatgaaaaaaaaacctatgcATATGAGACTTTTTACATGGGTGAGAAAGGAGAGAGATACTTATCTCAAAATATTAAGTATAAAGTAAACGAGTAAGATTTCTACTACAAATTCTTCATGACAAGCAAACAAACTCATTTCTCTTCACCAATAATCTCTCGCCAACTCTTTAGCCATAGATCCAACAATCCtttctccactgaagtatgatGCCATTTGAAAATCAAGAGTTGTGATCATTGTCTACCCGATCGACTAATCTCTGTGTCAACAAGCAATTTGACCATCTGTGATATCTCATGTTTGATCTTTTATTTAGTCCCACTCAAAATTTCAACGCAGATTTACCATGTTAGATTACAATTGTATTGAAATTAACTACTTAAATATAATCAGTAATTATGATCAACACGCTTAATTGTAGGTTCTAATCAATATTGAAGTGTGTGGTAATGAAAACAGTGGTTGATCGGTTTGACCGATAACAAAGATTTGTTTGGAAATTTGATCGAAAAGAGAGCTAAGGAAAATTTATGTgatatttcattcaatttgACTAAAATTTAAGACTCAGAGCTTTAGATTTTAatattgagaacagttgccagcgccaccCACGGAAAGAAACAGTGTCCTCTTGCAGAGGAAAAAATAGTCACTTTTAGTGAATACTAAGCAATTTGtttccttttattttctttagtgAACATTTtaggcaaaatatttttttactgaaatgtTACTAATCCAGTAGTTTTAGGAtaggaaatatgaaaaaaaaaccagtgataagcccagataagcttatggtaactgagattctttacagtcgACCTCGAAATACGTGCaactcggagtgcttgcaacgtagaatgcgtgaaaattcgattgtgaattgaattttggtggtaaagaatcgcgtcaccacttttcgccagtgccccacttctcgccacttatattgaaatcgctatttttcaggATTTGTGAAACAAATGAGCCGCAAAggtctttgtatttttactgctcctacgtatagagtcgaaaaataataattagtcttttggatttacgattttgagcattttttagagtattattttaagcaagtgcatcgaatccaatatatcttaccaaatatactaagtgtcatcaaattttcatcaagccaAAAATACCTTTTGGAtgaataatttgtctattgaagaattaattacacttgtggaatacataaaatttgtatttagtttattaatatttcatcttatattatttttatcttatatagaggcatggcgaaaagtggttatcttctggaattgattttaccacctatCGCCAGATCTTTTTAATAGGCGAGTCTAACTTCACTTCTtaaattctcagttgtcaaatttgcattgtttacttcaggggcatgacatttcctatgttttccatatgtttctaagcgagccgaaaaaatgtttgagtttaatacagtagagtctctcaaatctgaatctctcaaattcgaacgccgtttggattcaaattatcaattgtgaggttatgttagagagttcgtattcttggtgaatgaaaatcatatttacgtGCTTCTTCCTggatgtttacatacattatggtcgtgtaaaatgaaaaggaagtatgttaccactaagacttgcgagaaagtacaggaatttgattcaaagtacaatttaatctcacacaaatttcgttaattttgaaaaaatcgttcgaatttgggaggtgagaaatgtcaaaaatacccccgagcgttcgaatttaagagactctactgtagctgttttctgtcattgtcgaacgaattagcaaaaaattctaatacaaaataaaagccaatttaataacgaagaggcaaccgaaaccctcaaattggtaaattacgtagttttggagacatctcgtgaaatgtgtacgaaatcatcgcatttttcagagctaatgtcaccccccccccctggtttactttctgcaatagacctataattttatttctcaaataaaagtggaggaaaatagtttaaagtgagtaataataacgTGATcacgaggaaaaagaaatgctgaatgtattctttttataacattgcctaaaataatcgagtttggaccttttcaagtggatggcgagaagtggttacaaaactggcgaaaagtggtgaaaagtggcgacgaagtggttatttttacattgttaataaaaatcagttttttaagtagtctagcgttaaattgtaggactattgttttcacgaatctagagcaaatacatctaagtagttttgtgtcaaatttgagttatcttgtaataagagttcaaaagttataataaaattaattcttccTTTTCCTAaatatggcgataagtggttactccaccctattgtaccgtttaaatatgtgttaattttcagCCGGtcatttgaccgggtcttggtaggtttagtgttaagaacAATGGATCAACCAAATTCATTCTTCAGACTGAAGATTTAACTCTTATGAGTTGGTTGTGGAAACTGATGGAAAGGGTATctattcattattttgattacgttaagccgtctctagaTTTAAGTCGTAACTGTGTCCGGCAGACTagctatttttatttcttttgatcaaaaatttgtTAGTAAACCAATTACTTATTAGGAAGTAATGGGGCAACTTTGGAACAGGActttttctcgtatttttatACGAAACCGAGCTTTATCATAATTTTCACAATTGATTTGTGAAGCTTATCACGGTATGGCAgagttacatttaaaaagtgagaacaAAATCCTTATTTGAAGAGTGCCTCACGTTCCTCTACGAGCATAATAGATCCTTCCAATGATTTTAAGATAAAAAGCAAGAATGCCCTGATAAGCTTAttagtagctgagattctttaccgCCGACCTCGAA is from Phlebotomus papatasi isolate M1 chromosome 1, Ppap_2.1, whole genome shotgun sequence and encodes:
- the LOC129799694 gene encoding disheveled-associated activator of morphogenesis 1 isoform X1; translated protein: MIISRGEIFSPAGIETYSSSIVQKRSGLPSCPIDFSGITSRLPDITCWTTSDQGGGTSGNLTALHRFYKANRKMPAFRGRRGLCGCLQDDEPPEICVVEGAFTLQTITPTQPMPAIDELDAKFAELVEELDLTAPNKAAMLSLPAQKKWQIYCSRKSHQDEGATVTSVPPTPDHYIDRLRDMSTQLMAQPEDSPCHEYNFKIETHTAQLDALKTALRTSAHSFVLRFVELDGLVVLLDLLQKLDWRVANSALHTSLIGCIKALMNNTTGRAHVMAHPTSIDTIARSLAADNVKTKVAALEILGAVCLVPGGHKKVLVAMQHFQKFAAERTRFQSIINDLDRSTGAYRDDVNLKTAIMSFINAVLNYGPGQENLEFRLHLRYEFLMLGIQPVIEKLRKHENETLDRHLDFFEMVRTEDEKELSRKFNHEHVDTKSATAMFDAIRRKLSHSSAYPHLMSLLQHMLLLPFTSANNQHWLMFDRVVQQIILQTDARPPSDIDPDQCSTPKPQDPDIAPLAIDVKKIVKLLVKEEELTAARSRADELEKENLDAQAKLAKKEQELDLRTQEKEDLETSLARMRERLEKESANHSQAVQRALNAEMRVEDLQHRYMQEQQERVRLERLVTEGSIPDDQKVAGLHGCNGQTSTPTSPKATAAPPPPPPLLPMAPPPPPGAPPPPMPMSTCPAPTTAKFEVTKKNVPQPSNPLKSFNWSKLPDAKVNSTIWNELDESKWYSTMGLEEIDKLFSAYQKNGVNNDGSIEDLRMIGKNRTKILSVIDGRRAQNCTILLSKLKMTDEEISKAILSMDSSEQLPIDMVEQLLKFTPSAEERALLDEHTEDIESLARADRFLFEISKIPHYEQRLRSLHYKKRFHVTVSEVSPRLTSVMEASREVARSRRLRKLLEIVLALGNYMNRGARGNASGFRLASLNRLADTKSSSAKGTTLLHYLVQIVETKFKDLLKLDEDLPHIREASKVSLGEMDKDISMLRSGLAEVTREIEFHRSAGAPQSGDRFLPVMCEFHAQATVRLAELEDKFQDMKTRFDRAVRLFGEEGAVVQPDEFFGIFDTFLVAFMEARQDNENFRRRQEEEEKRAKQEAELKKRTIERKSKEGGILSSMAKNLGLKSSSSSPSKGATSTDNKGEFDDLISALRTGDVFGEDMAKFKRSRKTRVSTPAATSNGNATSPPVRNSYHREDSRERSGMALGRRQ
- the LOC129799694 gene encoding disheveled-associated activator of morphogenesis 1 isoform X3, giving the protein MPAFRGRRGLCGCLQDDEPPEICVVEGAFTLQTITPTQPMPAIDELDAKFAELVEELDLTAPNKAAMLSLPAQKKWQIYCSRKSHQDEGATVTSVPPTPDHYIDRLRDMSTQLMAQPEDSPCHEYNFKIETHTAQLDALKTALRTSAHSFVLRFVELDGLVVLLDLLQKLDWRVANSALHTSLIGCIKALMNNTTGRAHVMAHPTSIDTIARSLAADNVKTKVAALEILGAVCLVPGGHKKVLVAMQHFQKFAAERTRFQSIINDLDRSTGAYRDDVNLKTAIMSFINAVLNYGPGQENLEFRLHLRYEFLMLGIQPVIEKLRKHENETLDRHLDFFEMVRTEDEKELSRKFNHEHVDTKSATAMFDAIRRKLSHSSAYPHLMSLLQHMLLLPFTSANNQHWLMFDRVVQQIILQTDARPPSDIDPDQCSTPKPQDPDIAPLAIDVKKIVKLLVKEEELTAARSRADELEKENLDAQAKLAKKEQELDLRTQEKEDLETSLARMRERLEKESANHSQAVQRALNAEMRVEDLQHRYMQEQQERVRLERLVTEGSIPDDQKVAGLHGCNGQTSTPTSPKATAAPPPPPPLLPMAPPPPPGAPPPPMPMSTCPAPTTAKFEVTKKNVPQPSNPLKSFNWSKLPDAKVNSTIWNELDESKWYSTMGLEEIDKLFSAYQKNGVNNDGSIEDLRMIGKNRTKILSVIDGRRAQNCTILLSKLKMTDEEISKAILSMDSSEQLPIDMVEQLLKFTPSAEERALLDEHTEDIESLARADRFLFEISKIPHYEQRLRSLHYKKRFHVTVSEVSPRLTSVMEASREVARSRRLRKLLEIVLALGNYMNRGARGNASGFRLASLNRLADTKSSSAKGTTLLHYLVQIVETKFKDLLKLDEDLPHIREASKVSLGEMDKDISMLRSGLAEVTREIEFHRSAGAPQSGDRFLPVMCEFHAQATVRLAELEDKFQDMKTRFDRAVRLFGEEGAVVQPDEFFGIFDTFLVAFMEARQDNENFRRRQEEEEKRAKQEAELKKRTIERKSKEGGILSSMAKNLGLKSSSSSPSKGATSTDNKGEFDDLISALRTGDVFGEDMAKFKRSRKTRVSTPAATSNGNATSPPVRNSYHREDSRERSGMALGRRQ
- the LOC129799694 gene encoding disheveled-associated activator of morphogenesis 1 isoform X2 — encoded protein: MCTKNQINILMEKLNVGLPSCPIDFSGITSRLPDITCWTTSDQGGGTSGNLTALHRFYKANRKMPAFRGRRGLCGCLQDDEPPEICVVEGAFTLQTITPTQPMPAIDELDAKFAELVEELDLTAPNKAAMLSLPAQKKWQIYCSRKSHQDEGATVTSVPPTPDHYIDRLRDMSTQLMAQPEDSPCHEYNFKIETHTAQLDALKTALRTSAHSFVLRFVELDGLVVLLDLLQKLDWRVANSALHTSLIGCIKALMNNTTGRAHVMAHPTSIDTIARSLAADNVKTKVAALEILGAVCLVPGGHKKVLVAMQHFQKFAAERTRFQSIINDLDRSTGAYRDDVNLKTAIMSFINAVLNYGPGQENLEFRLHLRYEFLMLGIQPVIEKLRKHENETLDRHLDFFEMVRTEDEKELSRKFNHEHVDTKSATAMFDAIRRKLSHSSAYPHLMSLLQHMLLLPFTSANNQHWLMFDRVVQQIILQTDARPPSDIDPDQCSTPKPQDPDIAPLAIDVKKIVKLLVKEEELTAARSRADELEKENLDAQAKLAKKEQELDLRTQEKEDLETSLARMRERLEKESANHSQAVQRALNAEMRVEDLQHRYMQEQQERVRLERLVTEGSIPDDQKVAGLHGCNGQTSTPTSPKATAAPPPPPPLLPMAPPPPPGAPPPPMPMSTCPAPTTAKFEVTKKNVPQPSNPLKSFNWSKLPDAKVNSTIWNELDESKWYSTMGLEEIDKLFSAYQKNGVNNDGSIEDLRMIGKNRTKILSVIDGRRAQNCTILLSKLKMTDEEISKAILSMDSSEQLPIDMVEQLLKFTPSAEERALLDEHTEDIESLARADRFLFEISKIPHYEQRLRSLHYKKRFHVTVSEVSPRLTSVMEASREVARSRRLRKLLEIVLALGNYMNRGARGNASGFRLASLNRLADTKSSSAKGTTLLHYLVQIVETKFKDLLKLDEDLPHIREASKVSLGEMDKDISMLRSGLAEVTREIEFHRSAGAPQSGDRFLPVMCEFHAQATVRLAELEDKFQDMKTRFDRAVRLFGEEGAVVQPDEFFGIFDTFLVAFMEARQDNENFRRRQEEEEKRAKQEAELKKRTIERKSKEGGILSSMAKNLGLKSSSSSPSKGATSTDNKGEFDDLISALRTGDVFGEDMAKFKRSRKTRVSTPAATSNGNATSPPVRNSYHREDSRERSGMALGRRQ